The following proteins are co-located in the Brevibacillus laterosporus DSM 25 genome:
- a CDS encoding non-ribosomal peptide synthetase encodes MSTFRRELVQDMYVLSPMQEGMLFHSLLNGDNNSHLVQMTIHIQGKIDVELFSKSLQMLVSRYDVFRTTFLHEKMKKPVQVVLKERPISIQFYNMSSFDERKKNEQAEQYKRKDQEATFDITKDPLMRVIILQMNADEYQIIWSFHHIIMDGWCFSIIFDELIQMYYSLVENQPLLLQPVQAYSTFIKWLEKQDQEASLQYWTKYMKDYEHQAVLQKDGATNEKMEFLPKQYHFSFDRTLTQQLQQIAQNNHVTLPIIFQTIWGLVLQKYNSSNDVIFGSVVSGRPSELLGIERMVGLFINTLPLRIHTKTDQSFSEVVKAVHQGTLSSQQYEHVPLYEIQNHSELKQDLFDHIVVIENYPLVEELKKNSVMQKVGFSVLSVEMFEPTNYDLTIMVQPREEIHVRLDYNAAVFTTALMKRIEGHLKQIAACVANNPNAALKDITMLTQEEYHHVVVELNDTKTEYPDKTIHELFVEQVEKTPDHIAVVLENKHLTYRQLDAKSNQLARFLRNKGIGPDRLVGLMMDRSIEMIIGILGILKSGGAFVPIDPAYPAERISYMLENSGVQILLTQQHLMHKNPSPIEIVDIQDSSIMLESMDHVANQNTSNDLFYIIYTSGTTGKPKGVMLEHKNMVNLMQFTFAKSNIQYKEKVLQYTTCSFDVCYQEIFSTLLSGGELYLITDDTRRNVEKLFTFIEREKISILSLPGAFLKFIFNDASFSKIFPTCVKHIITAGEQLVVTHELKRYLQNNQVYLHNHYGPSETHVVTTFTIDPNNEIPEIPSIGKPISNTSIYILDKEQKLQPHGIAGELFISGANVGRGYIHNAELTAEKFSTNPFKENERMYRTGDLARWLPDGTIEYLGRIDHQVKIRGHRIELGEIESHLLNHKNIKEAVVIDRVDENQTRHLVAYIVQSKKVSDIELRNYMGKTLPDYMVPSFFVSLEQIPLTPNGKIDRRSLPKPEGTIGTGVAYVAPATELEQKLATIWQGVLGVPKIGIHDHFFSLGGHSLKAMSLISLIQKECGVDIPLRILFKTPTIQAIAKYLESGGGDVDETYTSIPAVPTEEFYPVSSAQKRMIILHQLAKEGTGYNIPTVMVIDGPLQYDRFELAVERLVDRHEILRTSFPTVNGESVQRVNQNVNIKINYLDSKEEQVDQVIEEFIQPFILESAPLIRIGLVKVSTERHYLLVDMHHVISDGVSANIFINELTKFYQAETLPELRIQYKDFAVWEQEFFQSEAFKKQEEYWVSAFSGEVTLLNLPTDYPRPTIQSFEGDRYTFGMEKDLVDGLYRIAKETQTTLYMVLLAIYNVLLSKYSDQEEVIIGTPIAGRSHADTENLLGMFVNTLAMRNQPVGNKTFTEFLADVKNNALLAFEHADYPFEHLVEKMKLPRDLSRNPLFDTMFILQNTEHNSFELDEIKCTPFVPKGKHAKFDFSLEASEEKNELKFCLEYSTSLYRQETIERMASHWLQIIRTVVENSDISLSEIDILTEAEKQQVIKEFNDTQADFSSDQTIQQLFEHQVKRRPDEVAVVFEQDQLTYQELNEKANQLARLLRQKGVLANQLVGIMVERSLDMVIGTLAILKSGAAFLPIDPEYPEDRIRYMIEDSQAKWVVAQPHLMDKVACDTEYINVSDHILSGIASTNLLPNSQSTDLAYVIYTSGTTGKPKGVMLEHTGITNLKAFFENSFGISEQDCIGQFASNSFDASVWEMFMALATGARLTIISKEKITDFMRFENYVSKQGVTVLTLPPTYVIHLEPERLPTLRTLITAGSATSFGLVDKWKDKVTYINAYGPTETSICATYWKAEEESWGTTVPIGIPIQNAQVYIVDQRLQLQGIGEVGEMCVGGVGLARGYWNRPELSAEKFVDNPFVPGEKMYRTGDLARWLPDGNIEYLGRIDHQVKIRGHRVELGEIESLLLQHPGIKEAAVLAREDYQGQSYLCAYMVSDENLSVSEVREYVANELPNYMIPSYFVELDKMPLTPNDKLDRKALPEPDKNQDTGKAYDAPRNKLEQSLAEIWQAVLGIEKIGIKDNFFELGGDSLKAMSVITQVHKAFQIELPLKVLFEAQIIETLSEYITLSDKQFYTPIPTVPQQEYYPVSSAQKRMYILHQLEGAGISYNMPGMMVIEGALDKVRFKQALQEVINRHESLRTSYRVVQEQIVQSIQEHVEFDMGYMQAQEQGLSEIFHSFVRPFDLAVSPLCRSSLVKLEEERHVFLFDVHHIASDGTSIGIILKEVADIYEGKKLPQLPISYKDFSAWQNEMFLTDAIKKQEEYWLNLFTGEIPVANLPTDYPRPAVQSFDGDQLMMRTGKEIFDGLQRVAVEAGTTRYMVLLAAYNVLLSKYSDQEDIIVGAPIAGRSHADLENVVGMFVNTLAMRNKPVGNITFKDFLKEVKQNALQAYENQDYPFEELVEKLQLERDPSRNPLFDTMFILQNGDVESRVFDQLVMRPYEQGDSLGVSKFDMAFHMTEGQEEILFRIEYGTKLFTRATIERIAGHFLKIIRTIIANTEVTLSEIDMLTETEKQLLLVRFNDNTAEFSSDQTIHQLFEEQVENHPHEIAVVYEQSQLTYQELNAKANQLARLLREKGVQPNQLVGIMVERSLDMVIGTLAILKSGAAFLPIDPEYPEDRIRYMIEDSQTRWVLVQSHLMNSVDSDAEFINVSTELPATIATTNLVSISQPADLAYVIYTSGTTGRPKGVMLEHTGIANLKTFFEDKFGVSEKDHIGQFASQSFDASVWEMFMALLTGARLDIISRDTINDFVKFEEYINQQRITVLTLPPTYVIHLEPEHLSTLRILITAGSATSVGLVNKWKDKVTYINGYGPTETSICATYWKASVEQSISQSVPIGVPIQNAQVYILDQRHQLQGIGEVGELCVAGVGLARGYLNRPELSAEKFVENPFIPGQKMYKTGDLARWLPDGTIEYLGRADHQVKIRGHRVELGEIESLLLQHHQIKEAAVLAREDEQGHSYLCAYLVSEEALSVAEIRGYLTDELPNYMIPSYFVQLDIMPLTPNDKIDRKALPEPDKNQNTGKEYDAPRNDLEQLVTEIWQDVLGIEKIGIRDNFFELGGDSIKAIQVLTRLTTAGWKLEMKDLFQNPAIEHVIPYVTPSNKMSNQGVVEGEIELTPIQNWFFTSQFTDMHQWNQAVMLHGENGFDEEAVALAFQKIIEHHDALRMVYRRKDDKIIQWNQGIENTLFDLYKFDLKEEVNLEDKILKLSNDIQSSIDLAEGPLVKVAIFQTSKGDYLLIAIHHLVIDGVSWRILFEDFSTAYSQALSNQEITLPDKTDSFKDWSIQMQKYANSESSIKEIEYWEKLEKTAKVMMLPRDFEEAENQQKNTRILKSELTIEQTENLLRNVNHSYHTEVNDILLTAVGLAFKDWAKTNQLIINLEGHGREDIMNDMNISRTVGWFTSQYPVVLDLDNSEDISLQIKQVKENLRHIPNKGIGYDILRYLTIKELRPSLSFGLQPEVSFNYLGQFDSDVKTGVFTLSQTNTGNLFSPDSERPFLLDISSVVEGRKLQISIGYNSLQYKEETIATLAETYKKHLLLVIEHCMSKEGAELTPSDLGDDDLSFEDLENILELI; translated from the coding sequence GTGAGTACTTTTAGGAGAGAACTGGTTCAGGATATGTATGTACTGTCTCCTATGCAAGAAGGGATGCTGTTTCATTCCTTACTAAACGGGGATAATAACTCGCATTTGGTACAAATGACAATCCACATTCAAGGAAAAATAGATGTTGAGTTATTTTCGAAAAGTTTACAAATGTTGGTATCCAGATATGACGTATTTCGAACCACTTTTTTGCATGAGAAAATGAAGAAGCCAGTTCAGGTCGTATTGAAAGAACGGCCAATTTCAATCCAATTTTATAATATGAGCTCCTTTGATGAGCGGAAAAAGAACGAACAAGCAGAACAATATAAAAGAAAAGATCAGGAAGCTACCTTTGATATAACCAAAGATCCTCTCATGAGGGTGATCATCCTCCAAATGAATGCAGATGAGTATCAGATCATTTGGAGTTTTCATCATATTATTATGGATGGTTGGTGCTTCAGCATTATTTTTGATGAACTCATACAGATGTATTATTCTTTAGTAGAAAACCAGCCTTTGTTATTACAGCCGGTACAAGCTTACAGTACTTTTATTAAATGGTTGGAAAAACAAGATCAAGAAGCATCACTCCAGTACTGGACGAAATATATGAAAGATTATGAGCATCAAGCTGTGTTACAAAAAGATGGAGCTACCAATGAGAAAATGGAATTTTTACCAAAGCAATATCATTTTTCATTTGATCGTACGCTCACACAGCAGTTACAGCAAATCGCTCAAAATAATCATGTTACCCTACCTATCATTTTTCAAACCATTTGGGGACTAGTCCTTCAAAAGTATAATTCATCGAATGATGTAATCTTCGGCTCAGTTGTTTCAGGTCGTCCGTCTGAATTACTTGGCATCGAAAGAATGGTTGGATTATTCATTAATACTCTTCCTTTACGTATTCATACAAAAACAGATCAATCTTTTAGTGAAGTAGTAAAAGCTGTCCATCAAGGAACGCTTAGTTCACAGCAGTATGAGCATGTTCCGCTGTATGAGATCCAAAATCATTCTGAATTAAAACAAGACTTATTCGATCATATTGTTGTTATTGAAAATTATCCATTAGTGGAAGAATTGAAAAAGAACAGTGTCATGCAAAAGGTAGGATTTTCGGTTCTTTCTGTCGAGATGTTTGAGCCAACTAATTATGATCTAACCATCATGGTTCAACCAAGAGAAGAAATCCATGTTCGATTAGATTATAATGCCGCTGTTTTTACTACAGCTCTTATGAAAAGAATCGAAGGACATTTAAAACAAATTGCAGCATGCGTGGCAAATAATCCGAATGCGGCGTTAAAGGATATTACCATGCTTACGCAAGAGGAATATCATCATGTAGTGGTTGAGTTAAATGACACTAAGACTGAGTATCCAGATAAAACAATTCATGAATTATTCGTAGAACAAGTAGAGAAAACCCCTGACCACATTGCAGTTGTTTTGGAAAATAAGCATCTCACATATAGACAGTTAGATGCCAAATCAAACCAACTAGCTAGATTCTTGAGAAACAAAGGAATTGGGCCAGACCGGCTTGTCGGACTTATGATGGATCGATCAATAGAAATGATTATAGGCATACTCGGAATTCTAAAGTCGGGTGGAGCATTTGTACCTATTGATCCGGCATATCCAGCAGAAAGAATTAGCTATATGTTGGAAAATAGTGGTGTGCAAATCCTTCTGACACAGCAGCATCTAATGCATAAAAATCCTTCTCCAATAGAAATAGTAGATATTCAAGATAGTAGCATTATGTTAGAAAGCATGGATCATGTTGCAAACCAGAATACCTCCAATGACTTGTTTTATATTATCTACACATCAGGTACAACAGGTAAACCAAAAGGAGTCATGCTAGAACATAAGAATATGGTTAACTTGATGCAATTTACTTTTGCAAAATCCAATATTCAATATAAGGAGAAGGTCTTACAATATACGACTTGCAGTTTTGATGTATGCTATCAAGAAATATTTTCTACATTATTAAGTGGGGGAGAGTTGTATCTCATTACTGATGACACCAGACGTAATGTCGAGAAGCTATTCACCTTTATTGAAAGAGAAAAAATAAGTATTTTGTCTCTACCTGGAGCCTTTTTAAAATTTATTTTTAACGATGCAAGCTTTTCTAAGATTTTTCCAACGTGTGTGAAACATATTATTACAGCTGGTGAACAACTTGTGGTGACTCATGAGCTGAAACGCTATTTACAAAACAATCAAGTGTATTTGCATAATCATTATGGCCCATCGGAAACCCATGTTGTAACAACATTTACAATCGATCCGAATAATGAAATCCCGGAAATCCCGTCCATTGGTAAGCCGATCTCAAACACAAGCATTTATATTTTAGATAAAGAACAAAAGTTACAGCCACACGGTATTGCAGGAGAATTATTTATTTCAGGTGCCAATGTTGGTAGAGGATATATTCATAATGCAGAGCTGACAGCCGAAAAGTTTAGTACAAATCCTTTTAAAGAAAATGAAAGGATGTATCGGACTGGTGATTTAGCTCGTTGGTTGCCAGATGGCACGATTGAATATTTAGGTCGAATCGATCATCAAGTAAAAATACGCGGTCATCGGATCGAGCTCGGCGAAATCGAGTCACACCTGCTCAATCATAAGAATATAAAAGAAGCGGTTGTAATCGACCGAGTAGATGAAAACCAGACAAGGCATTTGGTTGCATACATTGTTCAGAGTAAGAAAGTAAGTGATATCGAACTACGCAATTATATGGGGAAAACTCTTCCTGATTATATGGTTCCTTCTTTCTTTGTGTCATTAGAACAAATCCCTCTAACGCCTAATGGAAAGATTGATAGAAGATCGCTACCAAAACCTGAAGGAACGATTGGAACAGGTGTAGCCTATGTAGCTCCAGCCACTGAATTGGAACAAAAGCTTGCTACTATTTGGCAAGGAGTACTAGGTGTTCCCAAGATCGGTATCCATGATCATTTCTTTTCACTTGGTGGCCATTCTTTGAAAGCAATGAGTCTTATTTCTCTCATACAGAAAGAGTGTGGGGTTGATATTCCATTACGAATTCTATTTAAGACTCCAACGATCCAAGCTATTGCAAAATATTTGGAAAGTGGCGGTGGAGATGTAGACGAAACGTATACATCTATACCAGCAGTTCCTACTGAGGAATTTTATCCAGTATCATCTGCTCAAAAGCGAATGATCATTTTACATCAGCTTGCGAAAGAGGGTACGGGATACAATATCCCAACTGTGATGGTAATAGATGGTCCCCTACAATATGATCGCTTTGAACTGGCAGTGGAGAGATTAGTTGATCGCCATGAAATTTTACGGACTTCTTTTCCTACCGTAAATGGAGAATCTGTCCAACGAGTGAATCAAAATGTCAACATAAAAATAAATTATTTGGACTCCAAAGAAGAACAAGTTGATCAGGTCATTGAGGAATTTATTCAGCCGTTTATTCTTGAATCAGCCCCGTTAATTCGAATAGGTCTAGTTAAGGTGAGTACAGAACGCCATTATCTACTTGTGGATATGCATCATGTTATTTCTGATGGTGTGTCTGCAAACATCTTTATAAACGAATTAACCAAGTTTTATCAAGCTGAAACACTTCCTGAGCTTCGAATCCAATACAAGGATTTTGCTGTTTGGGAACAAGAGTTCTTCCAATCTGAAGCCTTTAAAAAGCAAGAAGAGTATTGGGTGTCTGCATTTTCTGGAGAAGTGACACTCTTGAACCTGCCGACTGATTATCCGAGACCTACGATTCAAAGCTTTGAGGGTGACCGTTACACATTTGGAATGGAAAAAGATCTGGTAGATGGCTTATATCGAATTGCAAAAGAGACGCAGACAACGCTCTATATGGTTTTGCTAGCGATTTACAATGTTTTGCTTTCGAAATATTCTGATCAAGAAGAGGTTATTATAGGGACACCAATAGCGGGGAGATCGCATGCAGATACAGAAAATCTATTAGGTATGTTTGTTAACACATTGGCAATGAGAAATCAGCCTGTAGGTAACAAAACATTCACTGAATTCCTAGCCGATGTAAAAAACAATGCTTTGCTTGCATTTGAACATGCTGATTATCCATTTGAACACCTAGTAGAAAAAATGAAGCTCCCAAGAGATTTAAGTCGAAATCCATTGTTTGACACCATGTTTATTCTACAAAACACGGAGCATAACTCTTTTGAACTGGACGAAATAAAATGTACGCCATTTGTGCCAAAAGGGAAACACGCTAAATTTGATTTTTCTTTAGAGGCAAGCGAAGAAAAAAATGAATTGAAGTTCTGCTTAGAGTACTCCACGAGTTTATACAGACAAGAAACAATAGAGAGAATGGCAAGCCATTGGCTTCAAATCATCCGTACAGTAGTGGAGAATTCAGATATTAGCTTATCTGAAATCGATATACTAACAGAAGCTGAGAAACAGCAAGTGATTAAGGAGTTCAATGATACACAAGCCGATTTTTCATCAGACCAAACCATCCAACAACTATTTGAACATCAGGTTAAAAGGAGACCTGATGAAGTAGCTGTTGTGTTCGAGCAAGATCAGTTGACATATCAAGAATTAAATGAAAAAGCAAACCAGCTTGCGAGATTGTTACGTCAAAAAGGTGTTCTAGCTAATCAACTAGTTGGCATCATGGTTGAGCGCTCACTGGACATGGTGATAGGCACGCTAGCCATTTTAAAATCAGGAGCAGCCTTCTTACCAATTGATCCTGAATATCCAGAAGATCGTATTCGCTACATGATAGAGGATAGTCAGGCAAAATGGGTGGTTGCCCAACCTCATTTGATGGACAAGGTGGCATGCGATACTGAATATATTAATGTCTCCGATCATATTTTATCTGGCATAGCTAGTACTAATCTTCTTCCTAACAGCCAATCAACTGATTTAGCGTATGTGATCTATACGTCTGGTACAACTGGGAAACCAAAAGGAGTTATGCTAGAGCACACTGGTATCACTAATCTAAAAGCATTCTTTGAAAATAGCTTTGGTATTAGTGAACAGGATTGTATTGGCCAATTTGCTAGCAATTCATTTGATGCTTCTGTTTGGGAAATGTTTATGGCTCTAGCTACAGGAGCTAGACTAACGATCATTTCGAAAGAGAAGATTACTGATTTTATGAGATTTGAGAATTATGTTTCCAAGCAAGGTGTTACCGTACTTACTTTACCACCAACTTATGTCATTCATCTTGAGCCTGAACGTCTTCCTACCTTACGTACCCTTATCACTGCAGGGTCTGCTACCTCATTTGGTTTAGTGGATAAATGGAAAGACAAGGTGACCTATATCAATGCATATGGTCCGACTGAAACCTCTATTTGTGCGACATATTGGAAGGCAGAAGAAGAGAGTTGGGGAACGACTGTTCCTATCGGTATTCCTATCCAAAATGCTCAAGTTTATATCGTAGATCAGCGTCTTCAGCTTCAGGGTATTGGCGAAGTAGGAGAGATGTGCGTTGGTGGGGTAGGGCTTGCGAGAGGGTATTGGAATCGACCAGAACTATCTGCTGAAAAATTTGTGGATAACCCGTTTGTACCTGGTGAAAAAATGTATAGAACAGGAGACTTAGCGCGATGGTTGCCTGATGGAAACATCGAATACCTAGGGAGAATTGACCATCAAGTAAAAATACGAGGACATCGGGTGGAGCTAGGTGAAATCGAGAGTCTTTTGTTACAACATCCCGGGATAAAAGAGGCTGCCGTTCTTGCACGTGAGGACTATCAAGGACAATCATATTTATGTGCCTATATGGTTTCAGATGAAAATTTGTCTGTGTCTGAGGTAAGAGAATATGTAGCAAATGAATTGCCAAACTATATGATCCCGTCATATTTTGTGGAACTAGACAAAATGCCGTTAACTCCAAACGATAAGCTTGATCGCAAAGCTCTACCTGAGCCAGATAAAAATCAGGATACGGGTAAAGCATATGATGCGCCTAGAAACAAACTGGAACAATCACTAGCAGAAATTTGGCAAGCTGTTTTAGGGATTGAAAAGATTGGAATTAAAGATAATTTCTTTGAATTGGGTGGCGATTCACTAAAAGCTATGTCGGTGATCACACAAGTCCATAAAGCGTTCCAAATTGAGCTACCTTTAAAAGTCTTGTTTGAAGCCCAGATAATTGAGACTCTTTCAGAATATATCACTTTATCTGATAAGCAGTTCTACACGCCTATTCCAACTGTTCCTCAACAAGAATACTATCCTGTATCGTCTGCTCAAAAACGAATGTACATTCTTCATCAGCTTGAGGGGGCAGGTATTAGTTACAATATGCCCGGAATGATGGTAATTGAAGGGGCTTTAGATAAGGTTCGTTTCAAACAAGCATTGCAAGAAGTGATTAACCGACATGAGAGCTTGAGAACGAGTTATCGTGTGGTACAAGAACAAATCGTTCAGAGCATTCAGGAACATGTGGAGTTTGATATGGGATATATGCAAGCCCAAGAACAGGGATTGAGCGAGATTTTCCATTCGTTTGTAAGGCCATTTGATCTTGCTGTGTCTCCACTATGCAGAAGCAGTCTGGTAAAACTAGAAGAGGAGCGACATGTTTTCCTTTTTGATGTTCATCATATCGCTTCAGATGGCACATCAATTGGAATTATTCTCAAAGAAGTTGCAGACATTTATGAGGGCAAAAAGCTACCTCAACTGCCTATTTCGTATAAGGACTTCTCTGCATGGCAAAATGAAATGTTCCTAACAGATGCTATAAAAAAACAAGAAGAGTATTGGTTGAACCTGTTTACTGGTGAGATTCCTGTAGCGAACCTACCGACTGACTATCCTAGACCAGCTGTACAAAGCTTCGATGGCGATCAGCTCATGATGAGAACAGGAAAAGAGATATTTGATGGTCTACAAAGGGTAGCTGTTGAAGCGGGTACAACACGTTATATGGTTTTGTTAGCAGCGTATAATGTTCTACTTTCCAAGTATTCTGATCAAGAAGATATTATTGTTGGTGCTCCTATTGCGGGAAGGTCACATGCTGATTTAGAAAATGTAGTTGGAATGTTTGTTAATACACTAGCTATGAGAAATAAACCAGTAGGGAATATAACATTTAAGGACTTCCTTAAAGAAGTAAAACAGAATGCCCTACAGGCTTATGAAAATCAGGATTATCCATTTGAAGAGCTTGTAGAGAAACTACAATTGGAAAGAGACCCAAGTAGAAATCCACTTTTTGACACTATGTTTATTCTTCAAAATGGTGATGTAGAATCCAGAGTCTTTGATCAGCTTGTGATGCGCCCATATGAACAAGGGGATAGCCTGGGTGTATCAAAATTTGATATGGCGTTTCATATGACTGAAGGACAGGAAGAAATTTTATTCCGTATTGAATATGGCACCAAGCTGTTCACACGAGCGACCATTGAGAGAATTGCAGGTCATTTTCTGAAAATCATACGTACAATTATTGCCAACACAGAAGTTACATTGTCTGAGATTGATATGCTAACAGAAACGGAAAAACAATTGTTGTTAGTACGATTTAATGACAATACAGCCGAATTCTCATCAGATCAAACCATCCATCAATTGTTTGAAGAACAAGTAGAAAACCATCCGCATGAAATAGCTGTTGTATATGAACAGTCCCAATTGACGTATCAGGAATTAAATGCTAAAGCGAATCAACTTGCTAGGCTACTCCGCGAAAAGGGCGTACAACCAAATCAATTAGTGGGTATCATGGTAGAACGATCGCTAGACATGGTGATAGGTACGTTAGCGATTTTAAAATCAGGAGCAGCCTTCTTACCGATAGACCCAGAATATCCGGAAGATCGGATACGGTACATGATAGAAGATAGCCAGACTAGATGGGTACTTGTGCAGTCTCATTTGATGAACAGTGTAGATTCGGACGCAGAATTCATCAATGTGTCTACTGAGCTTCCGGCTACCATTGCTACTACAAATCTTGTTTCTATCAGCCAACCAGCCGATTTAGCCTATGTGATTTATACCTCTGGTACAACTGGAAGACCAAAAGGAGTGATGTTAGAGCATACTGGAATAGCAAACCTAAAAACGTTCTTTGAAGATAAGTTTGGTGTGAGTGAAAAAGATCATATCGGCCAGTTTGCTAGCCAATCATTTGATGCCTCCGTTTGGGAAATGTTCATGGCTTTATTAACCGGGGCAAGGCTCGATATTATTTCAAGAGACACCATTAACGATTTCGTGAAATTCGAGGAATATATTAATCAACAAAGGATTACAGTTCTTACTTTACCACCCACGTATGTCATTCATCTGGAACCAGAACATCTTTCTACGTTACGAATTCTTATTACTGCAGGTTCTGCTACATCAGTTGGATTGGTCAATAAATGGAAAGACAAGGTGACCTATATCAATGGATATGGTCCGACTGAAACCTCTATTTGTGCGACGTACTGGAAGGCATCAGTAGAACAAAGCATATCTCAGTCAGTCCCTATAGGTGTTCCTATTCAAAATGCACAGGTCTATATTCTAGATCAGCGCCACCAGCTACAGGGCATTGGTGAAGTAGGTGAATTGTGTGTAGCAGGTGTAGGTTTAGCCAGAGGGTATTTGAATCGACCGGAACTATCCGCTGAGAAATTTGTGGAAAATCCCTTCATTCCTGGTCAAAAGATGTATAAAACAGGGGATCTAGCACGATGGCTTCCTGACGGTACCATCGAGTATCTTGGTAGAGCTGATCATCAGGTGAAAATACGTGGTCATCGGGTAGAGCTTGGTGAAATCGAAAGTCTTCTATTACAACATCATCAGATCAAGGAAGCAGCTGTATTGGCACGTGAGGATGAGCAAGGTCACTCTTATTTATGTGCTTACCTGGTCTCAGAAGAAGCATTGTCTGTAGCAGAGATAAGAGGGTACCTAACAGATGAATTACCAAATTATATGATTCCATCCTATTTTGTACAGCTGGATATAATGCCGTTAACACCAAACGATAAGATTGATCGTAAAGCATTGCCAGAACCAGATAAAAATCAAAATACAGGAAAAGAATATGACGCTCCTCGAAACGATTTAGAGCAATTGGTAACAGAGATTTGGCAAGACGTTTTAGGTATAGAGAAAATCGGAATAAGAGATAATTTTTTTGAATTAGGTGGAGACTCAATTAAGGCGATTCAAGTACTGACACGTCTTACTACTGCTGGATGGAAATTGGAAATGAAAGATTTATTCCAAAATCCAGCCATTGAGCACGTTATTCCTTACGTAACACCTAGCAATAAAATGAGTAATCAAGGTGTTGTAGAAGGTGAAATAGAGCTTACACCTATCCAGAACTGGTTCTTCACAAGCCAATTTACTGATATGCATCAATGGAATCAAGCAGTCATGCTACATGGGGAAAATGGCTTTGACGAAGAGGCAGTAGCTCTCGCATTCCAAAAAATAATAGAACATCATGATGCTTTGCGTATGGTGTACAGACGTAAAGATGACAAAATCATTCAATGGAATCAAGGCATTGAGAATACATTATTTGATCTTTACAAATTTGACTTGAAAGAAGAAGTCAACCTAGAGGATAAAATTTTAAAATTATCAAATGACATCCAAAGTAGTATCGACCTTGCAGAAGGTCCATTGGTGAAAGTAGCGATTTTTCAAACAAGCAAAGGGGATTATTTGTTAATTGCTATTCATCATTTAGTAATTGACGGTGTATCATGGAGAATTTTATTCGAAGACTTCTCTACCGCTTATTCTCAAGCCCTTTCAAATCAGGAAATTACGTTACCGGATAAAACAGATTCATTTAAAGACTGGTCTATTCAGATGCAAAAGTATGCCAATAGTGAATCAAGCATCAAAGAGATTGAGTATTGGGAAAAGCTAGAGAAGACAGCAAAAGTTATGATGCTCCCAAGAGATTTTGAAGAGGCAGAAAATCAACAAAAGAACACTCGCATTTTAAAATCAGAGCTTACAATCGAACAAACTGAAAATCTATTAAGAAATGTAAATCATTCGTATCACACTGAGGTTAATGATATTTTATTGACAGCGGTAGGACTAGCCTTTAAAGACTGGGCTAAAACCAATCAATTGATTATTAACCTAGAGGGACACGGACGCGAAGATATTATGAATGATATGAATATTTCTAGAACAGTGGGCTGGTTTACCTCACAATACCCTGTTGTATTAGATCTGGACAATTCAGAAGATATTTCCCTTCAAATCAAGCAAGTTAAAGAAAACTTACGACATATACCAAATAAAGGGATCGGATATGACATCCTGCGTTATCTAACGATTAAAGAGTTGCGGCCTTCCCTGTCGTTTGGTCTACAACCGGAAGTAAGCTTTAATTATTTAGGGCAATTTGATTCTGATGTAAAAACCGGAGTATTCACACTTTCGCAAACAAATACAGGCAATTTGTTCAGTCCAGATTCTGAAAGACCATTTTTGTTAGATATTTCATCTGTTGTTGAAGGACGAAAATTGCAAATTAGTATTGGCTACAATAGCCTTCAATACAAAGAAGAGACAATTGCAACACTAGCAGAGACATATAAAAAACACTTGTTGCTAGTAATTGAACATTGCATGTCCAAAGAAGGAGCAGAATTAACCCCGAGCGATTTGGGTGATGATGATCTTTCGTTTGAGGATTTAGAAAACATACTTGAGCTAATTTAA